The sequence below is a genomic window from Nocardia fluminea.
AGGCCCGCACCGGCACCTACCTCCCCCGCTGACCGGGCGCCGGAGGGCCACAGCTTTGTGAATCAGATGGCGAGGACGGTTTTTCCGCGGGCGCTGCCCTGGCCGAGGACGGCGGGGGCGGCCTCCAGGGGCACTGTCATCTGGACCGGTACGACCACATCTCCTGCCGCGACGCGGGACAGGAGCCGGCTCAGTTCCGGTGAGCGGCCTTTGGATTCGAAGTTTCCGCCGGTGATGTCGCGGGCGCGCAGTGCGGCTTCGTCGGCGGCCCAGGTGGTCGAGTAGGCGTGTCCGCCCTGGCGGACGAGCGTGGCGTGCGAAGCGAAATCGCCTGCTGCGCTGACCAGGTCGAAGAGCACGTCGATGCCGTCGGGGTGGGTGAAGCGGACGGCGGCGGTGACGCTGGAGTCCTGGCGGGTGGCCGGGTCGTGGTCGTCGACATTCGGGTCGGTGGGGCGGGTCCGGGTGTAGTCGACGGTCTCGGCGGCGCCGAGGCGCGCGACCTGATCGGTGGCGTCGCCGCGGGCGGTCGCGATCACGTGGGCGCCGGCGATATTGGCCAGCTGGACGAGGAAGGAACCCACACCGCCGGTCGCGCCGACGATCAGTACCGTCTGGCCGGGCTGGATGCGCGCGGCGTCCACCAGGTCCTGGGCCGTGATGCCGGCGACCGGCAGTGCCGCCGCGGTCACCGTGGTGACGCCGTCGGGGATGGGGACCAGGGTCGCGTCCTCGGGGACCGTGGCGTACTGCGCCCAACTGCCGTGTCCCGCGGGCGCGGTGAGGAACTTGCCGACCACCTTGTCACCGACGGTGAACTTGGTAACGCCTGTGCCGACCGCGGAGACGGTGCCCGCGCCGTCGACGCCGAGGATCATCGGGAAGTCGGTGGGCATCTTGCCCTTCAGGATGCCGTCGGCCATTTTCAGATCGAACGGGTTCACCCCGGCCGCGTCGAGCGCCACTTGAACCTCACCGGGACCCGCGACGGGTACCGGCACGTCGGCGAGCTCGGGTGTGGCGCCGAACTTCTGAACCACGATCGCGCGCATAGGGGGTGAACTCCTCGCATCTTCGGGTGGAGCCGGGCACCGTAATCCTAGGCGGATAGCCGTTCGACATGCGGTGATTGGTCGTCTTCGGTGGTGTCGCGGCGTAGCGTGAAGCGCGGATTCCCGGTCGGGGAAAGTTTTTATAGTTGAGCGGAACAGACTCAACTTTGTGAGCGTTGAACCAGTCGATACCGGACACACACAAGGAGATTCGTGGACTCGTTCAATCCCACCACCAAGACGCAGGCGGCGCTGACCGCCGCGCTGCAGGCCGCTTCCGCCGCGGGCAATCCGGAGATCCGTCCGGCGCACTTGCTGGTGGCGTTGCTCGACCAGACCGACGGCATCGCCGCGCCGCTGCTCAAGGCCATCGGCGTCGACCCGGCGACCGTCGAACGCGAGGCGGGCGACATCGCCGACAAACTGCCGCGCGCCACCGGCGCCACCACCACACCCCAGCTCGGCCGGGAGGCACTGGCCGCGATCACGGCCGCGCAGCGACTGGCCACCGAACTCGGCGACGAGTACGTCTCCACCGAGAACCTGCTGGTCGGGCTGGCCGACGGCGATTCCGAGGTGTCGAAGCTGCTGCGCAAGCACGGTGCGACCCCGGAGGCCTTGCGCGACGCGTTCGCCACGGTCCGCGGCAGCGCCCGCGTCACCAGCCCCGACCCGGAAGCCAGCTACCAGGCACTGGAGAAGTACTCCACCGACCTCACCGAAGCCGCCCGTGCGGGCAAACTCGACCCGGTCATCGGACGTGACACCGAGATTCGCCGCGTGGTCCAGGTGCTGAGCAGGCGCACCAAGAACAACCCCGTCCTCATCGGCGAACCCGGCGTGGGCAAGACCGCCATCGTCGAAGGGCTGGCGCGGCGCATCATCGAAGGCGACGTGCCGGAGTCGTTGCGCAACAAGAAGGTTGTCTCGCTCGACCTGGGCGCGATGGTGGCGGGCGCGAAGTATCGCGGCGAATTCGAGGAGCGGCTCAAGGCCGTGCTCGACGACATCAAGAACAGCGCGGGCGAGATCATCACCTTCATCGACGAGCTGCACACCATCGTCGGCGCGGGCGGCACCGGCGACTCGGCGATGGACGCGGGCAACATGATCAAGCCGCTGCTGGCCCGCGGCGAACTGCGCCTGGTCGGCGCGACCACCCTCGACGAGTACCGCAAGTACATCGAGAAGGACGCCGCGCTCGAACGGCGATTCCAGCAGGTGCTGATCGGCGAGCCGTCGGTGGCCGACACCATCGGCATCCTGCGCGGCATCAAGGAGCGCTACGAGGTGCACCACGGCGTGCGGATCACCGACTCGGCGCTGGTGGCGGCCGCGACGCTGTCGGACCGCTACATCACCTCGCGTTTCCTGCCCGACAAGGCGATCGACCTGATCGACGAGTCGGCTTCGCGGCTGCGCATGGAGATCGACTCGCGGCCCGTCGAGATCGACGAGGTGGAGCGGGCGGTGCGCCGCCTGGAGATCGAGGAGGTCGCACTGGAGAAGGAGACCGACGCGGCGTCGAAGCAGCGTCTGGAGAAACTTCGCCAGGAACTCGCCGACGACCGGGAGAAGCTCGGCCAGCTCACCACGCGCTGGCAGAACGAGAAGAACGCGATCGACTCGGTGCGCGGGTTCAAGGAGCAGTTGGAGGCGCTGCGCGGGGAGTCCGAACGGGCCGAGCGTGACGGCGATCTGGGCAAGGCCGCCGAGCTGCGCTACGGCAAGATCCCGGCGCTGGAGAAGGAACTCGCCGCCGCCGAAGCCGCCAGTGGCACCGCCGCCAGCGGTGAGGTGATGCTCAACGAGGAGGTCACTCCCGACGACATCGCCGACGTCGTCTCGGCGTGGACGGGGGTGCCGGTCGGGCGCATGCTCGAAGGCGAGACCGCCAAGCTGCTGCGGATGGAAAGCGAGGTCGCGGGGCGCGTCGTGGGGCAGGAGGAAGCGGTGCAGGCCGTGTCGGACGCGGTCCGCAGGGCGCGTGCCGGTGTCGCCGATCCGAATCGCCCGACCGGGTCGTTCCTGTTCGTCGGCCCGACCGGTGTCGGCAAGACGGAGCTGGCGAAATCGCTGGCCGACTTCCTGTTCGCCGACGAACGCGCCATGGTGCGCATCGACATGAGCGAGTACAGCGAGAAGCACTCGGTGGCTAGGCTCGTCGGCGCGCCGCCCGGATATGTCGGCTACGACCAGGGCGGCCAGCTCACCGAAGCCGTGCGCAGGCGGCCGTACTCGGTGGTGCTGTTCGACGAGATCGAGAAGGCGCACCCGGACGTCTTCGACATCTTGCTGCAAGTTCTCGACGAGGGCAGGCTCACCGACAGCCAGGGTCGCACGGTCGACTTCCGCAACACGATCCTCATCCTCACCTCCAATCTCGGCGCCGGTGGCGACCGCGATCAGGTGATGGAGGCGGTGCGGCGCGCGTTCAAGCCGGAGTTCATCAACCGGCTCGACGACGTGGTGATGTTCCACGCGCTCGACGCGAAGCAACTGGAGTCGATCGTCGACATCAACCTGCGTCAGCTGCAGAAACGGCTCGCCCAGCGCAGGCTGACCCTCGATGTCACCGACGAGGCCAAGCAGTGGCTGGCCGTGCGCGGCTACGACCCGGCCTACGGCGCGCGACCGTTGCGCAGGCTGATCCAGCAGGCCATCGGCGACAGTCTGGCCAAGGAACTGCTCTCCGGTTCGGTCGCCGACGGTGACACGGTGAAGGTGAGTGTGGACGACGCCACCGACAAGCTCGTCGTCGAACGCGAAGTTGTCCACAGCTCGTGATTTATCCACAGCCCGGTGCGTAGGGACCTCCCAAACGCACCGGGCTGTCCTACCCTGGAGCCCATGACGAACCCGAACGATCCGTGGGGGCAACGCCCGGAGGATTCGCCGACCGAACGGCTGGGTTCGCCGGGCACCGACTCGACCACGCCGTACGGAGGCAATTCGTTCGACGAGTGGGGACAACCGTCGAACCCGACGCAGGCGTTGCCGCCGCACGACGCGCAATGGGGTGACTACGAAAGTGGTTATCCCGCGGCCCAACCCCCGCCGCAGCAGGCGCCGCCCGGGTACGGCCAGGGCTACCAGGCGCCGCCACCCGGCTACGGCCAGGACTATCCCGGCGCGCCGCCGCCGGGTTATCCACCGCGTCCGCAGGACGGTGAGCAGGAAGAACCGCCCAAGCGCCACCTCGGTTTGTGGTTCGCGCTCGGCTTGGGCGTGCTGGCGTTGATCGCGGTCGGCGGGGTGCTCGCCGGTCTCGTGCTGAGCGGCGGCGGCTCGGACGGCAACACCGCGTCGGCGCCGACGACCAGCCAGCTGCTCGTCCCGCCGACACCGAAGCAGACCACTCCCGGCTCCCCGCCGAGCGCGAGCGGGCTGCCCGGTTTGCCGGGTCTGGGCGGCGGCGAAGATCTCGGTGCCACGATGGGCAGTATCACCGCCAATACCGGCACCGAGATCACGATGAGCACCCTCGGCGGATCCGATGTCCGCGTGCTGATCGACGATGACACCCAGGTGATCTCGCTGACCAGCACGAAGGCGAGCGAACTCCCCGTGGGCGACATGGTTATGGTGCAGGGCGACAAGAACCCAGACGGGTCGATCCACGCCAAGATCATTATCAGTACGGCGTTGCCGGGCGGCCCCCGATGAGCGACCCGCGCGTCGAATCCCCGGTGCTACCGGGCAATCACGGCGACGGCTGGATAGGCTAGGCGACGATGACGGCTATGTGGTTCGGGTTAGCAGCGATCGCACTCGTGGGTGCGGTCGTCCTGTTGTATTTCGATCGGGTCCAGCGCCAGCGCACCGGACACGCGAGACAGGTGTGGGCGAAGTCCCAGGGCTACACCTACGTGTCGGTGGAGCCCGCGCTCGCCTCGACGTGGCGCCGTGGCGCGCTGGCCAAGCTCGGCTACCTCTCGGCGGTCGACGTGGTCTCCGGTATTCGCAAGGGCGAGAAGTTCGTGCTCTTCGATCTGGAGGACGCCGCGACGCTGGTGGCCGTGCGACGCCAGATCGGTTCCGAGATCGATGTCGACATGCGGCTCAAGACCGCGGCCCCGCCGAAGGACCACGATCTGGAACTGCTCGGCGCCATCGGCGACCGGGTGGTGTTCGCCACCGATCCCGAAATCGCGCGCCACGCGGTGGATCAGCGGATGGTCGGGTTCATCGAGTCGCTGTCCGACACCGTGCAGATGCTGTGGAGCGAGGGCAATTGGACCCTCGGCATGCTCCCCGTCGGCAGCGGATCCAAGGATTGGGAGACCGCCATCGACGTGGTGCTGCGCCTGTCCGGCCTGCTGCACGTGCTGCCCCCCGTGGCCGAGCCGAACGAGTTCACCCGGCCGCGGTCGAGTGCCAATCTCGCGCCCGGCTTCCGCCCCGAGTACGACGAAGAAGACGACGATCGCGAATTCGCGGCGAGCCGTGCGGAATACGCGGACGTGGAAGAGCGTGGTCGCGCCCGTTTCCCCGGCCCCGACGAACTCGACTCCGATGACGAGCCCTACCGCGGCGCCCGCTTCCCCGAAGACGACGACCCCTATGCCGCTCGCGGCGCGGCGGCTCGATTCCCGGAGGACGAGCAGCCGTCCGCCACGCGTGGTGCCGCCACCCGCGAGGTAGACGATCGCGCGCCGATCGGCGGCCGCGCTCCCGCGCTCCCCGCCGACTACGACCCCGACCTCGACGATCCCGAGTTCGAAGACCAGCCGGCGCCCGGCCGCCGCCCGCTCGGCGAACCGCCCAAGCGTCCGTCGCTGGCTGTGGTCCCCGAGCCGCGTCCGCGCGCCGAACCCCCGCGCGACGACGCGGAATCGGGTCAGCCGGGCGGACCGTTCCACCCCGGTTTCCGCCCGTACCAAGGTCCTGTCCCGAAGTGATCCACCTGCCGCGGTAGTCGTCGCGGCTGCCCGTCGACCGGAATCGACCAGCGATGTCTGACAGTCCTTCACGCCTGCCCGGCGTGCACCGCCCCGTCGCGATGATCACCGGACCGACGTCCGGCATCGGGCAGGGTTTCGCCCACCGTCTCGCCGCCCTCGGCTACGACCTGGTCCTCGTCGCCAGGAACGGGGACCGACTACGCGAACTCGCCGGCGAGCTGGCCCGCCGTTTCGCCACGTCGGCCGAAGTCCTCGTCGCCGACCTGGCCGACGCCGACGATCGCGCTCGCGTCGCGGCCCGAGCCGCTCGCGGCATCGACTTCCTCGTCAACAACGCGGGTTTCGCGCATTCGGGCGAGTTCTGGACCCTCGACCCCGCGCAGCTGCAGGCTCAGCTCGACGTCAACGTCACCTCGGTCCTGCAACTCACCAGGGCGGCCCTGCCCGCGATGGTCGCGGCGGGCGCGGGCTCGATCGTGAATGTGGCGAGTGTGGCCGGGTTGATTCCCGGACGGGGGTCGACCTACTCGGCCTCCAAGGCCTACGTCGTATCCTTCACGGAGGGTTTAGCGGGTGGATTGGTGGGCACCGGTGTTCGCATCCAAGCGCTGTGCCCCGGATTCGTGCACACCGAGTTCCACGAGCGCGCCGGCATCGAGATGAGTTCGCTGCCCAAGCGCCTGTGGCTCGACGTCGACCAGGTCGTCGACGGGTGCCTGCAGGATCTGGACTCCGGCCGGGTGATCAGCGTGCCCGGCGTGCAGTACAAGGTGCTCACCGCGGTAGCGGGCTTCGTCCCGCGCACCCTGGTGGCCCGCATGAATCGCGGACTCTTCAACGCACGCGGAAGGACATGACTTAGATGATCGACCAAGCACGTCAGGCGCTCACGAAGGCCGATCGCGACCAGCTGGCCGCCCTCGTGCGCGAGCTCGCGGTCGTGCACGGCAAGGTGACGCTGTCCTCAGGCAAGGAAGCCGACTACTACGTCGACCTGCGCCGCGCGACCCTGCACCACCAGGCGGCGCCGCTGATCGGCACGCTGCTGCGCGAGCTCGTCGCCGACTGGGACTTCGACGCTGTCGGCGGGCTCACCATGGGCGCGGATCCGGTCGCGATGGCCGTGATGCACGCGCCGGGTCGCCCGATCGATGCCTTCGTGGTGCGCAAAGCGGCCAAGGCGCACGGTATGCAGCGCCAGATCGAGGGCCCCGACATCGTCGGCAAGCGCGTGCTCGTCGTCGAGGACACCACCACCACCGGCAACTCGCCGCTCACGGCGGTGCGCGCGTTGCGTGACGCGGGCGCGATCGTCGTCGGCGTTGCCACCGTTGTCGACCGGGAAACCGGTGCTGACCAGGTGATCGCCGAGGAGGGGCTGGAATATCGATCCATCCTCGGACTCGACGATCTCGCCCTGGGATAGCCTGGACAACGCCGAACCCGGACGACGACGTGGTCTGTCCGGAAAGTCTGAAGGACGTGTGAGTCACCTGTGGTGAGCATTGCAGTAAACAAAGGTCGCGACAACGTCGCGATGCTCGGGATCGGTGCCTACCGTCCGCAACGCGTCGTCACCAACGCGGAAGTGTGCGAGACCCTCGACTCGACGCCCGACTGGATCTTCGAGCGCACCGGTATCCACAACCGGCGCTGGATCAGTGGCGACGAGACGATCCGGTCGATCGCCGCGGCCGCCGGCGAGCGCGCGCTGAACAACACCCCGATCGATCGATCCAAGATCGGCGCGGTCATCCTGTGCACGTCGAGCTGGCTCAAGCTCACTCCGCACGGCGCGCCCTCGGTGGCCTTCGACCTCGGGCTCAACGGCGTCGCCGCGTTCGACCTCACCTCCGGCTGCGGTGGCTTCTGCTACGGGCTCGGCGTTGCCGCCGACCTGATCCGCGCGGGCTCGTTCGACTACGTGCTGGTGATCGGCGCCGAGACGATGACCGTCGGCCTCGACCCGACCGACCGCGGCACCGCGATGATCTTCGGTGACGGCGCGGGCGCTGTCGTCGTCGGCCCGGCCGAGGACAACGGCATCTCCCCGACGGTCTGGGGCAGCGACGGTGAGAACGCCGAAGCCATCGCCCAGGACGTCGATTTCCTGGAGTACATGAACAAGGCGCAGGCCCTGCAGGGCACCGACCCGGCGGTCGAGGCCGTCGGCCGGATGTCGCTGCACATGGAGGGCCCCAAGGTCTTCCGCTGGGCCGCGGTCACCCTGCCGCGCGCGCTCTCGGCGGCGCTCGAGTCCTCCGGCGTGGCCAAGGAGGACATCGAGGTCTTCGTCCCGCACCAGGCCAACGCCCGGATCAACGAACTGATGAAGAAGAACCTCGGCCTGGCCGAGGGCGTCCCGATCGCCAACGACATCGAGAACACCGGCAACACCTCCGCCGCTTCGGTGCCACTGGCGATCGAGGAAATGCTGGTCACCGGTAAGGCGAAGGGTGGTCAGCTCGCGCTCCTGCTGGGCTTCGGCGCGGGTCTGAGTTACGCGGGCCAGGTAGTGACCCTGCCGCCCGCCCCGAAGGAACCGAGCTTCTGACATGCGAGGGCTGCGCGCCGCTTACCTCGCGGCGGCGGCGGTCACCGTGTTCGGTGCCGTCACCGGCCGCGACCGCCTGCAGTGGGTCGCCAAGCCACTGCTGATGCCGCTGCTCGCCGCCGACACGGTGACCAGCGGCGTCGAGCTCGACCCGGCGGAACGCGGGATCCTGCTCGGCTCGCTGGCCGCCGCGACGGTCGGCGATGTGCTGCTGCTGAACCCCGACGACGATCGCCGCCTCATCGCGGGCGCGTCGTCCTTCGCGGTGATGCAGACCGGCTACTCCCTGCTGTGGTGGAAGCGCGGAGCTCGCCCACGTCCGGAGATCGCCTTGCCTCGGGTGGTGGCGTGGGCAGGCGCGGCAGGCTTGCTGCGCGCGAAAGCGCCGAATCTGGTCCTGCCGCTCACCGCCTACGGTGCGACATTGGGCACGGCCGCGACCCTCGCTTCGGACCCGGCTCTCGCTCCCGACGCGAAAAACATCGCGGGCCTGAACATTCCGAACGCGGACCCACGCAGTCGCTACGGTGCCGGAGCCCTGCTGTTCACGATCTCGGACGCGCTGATCGTGGTGCGCCGCCTCTTCGCCCGCGACGACCGCACCCGCCGAGTCGCCGAAGGCGTCATCCTGGCTACCTACGCCGCGGCCCAGTACCTGCTCACGGAGCCGCTCCAGCATCGTGACCGCTGATTTCGCGGTACACGGGTAACTCGCCGGGTACGGGCGAACTCGACCTGATCGGATTGTCAGGCGCCAACGCTGCGCAACTCTGGCCTGGGTCCGCCAAAAGTCGCGGGAGGCGGAACAGCGCTCGGTGTCACATGGCTCTAACTCAGGTGTCGCCGGGGCGCAACACCTCGCGCGCACGCTTCCAAGATGAGTGGGGAAGCGCAGTTCATCGAGGTGCACGGGTATCGCCGGGCGTTCCGGATGGCCGGAACCGGGCCGCCGCTGCTGCTCATCCACGGCATCACCGACAGCTCGGGCACCTGGGCGCCGGTGTTCGACGCGCTCGCCGAGCACTACACCGTCATCGCGCCTGATCTGCTCGGTCACGGCGACTCGGACAAGCCGCGTGGCGACTATGCCGTGGCGGCCTACGCCAACGGCATGCGCGATCTGCTCAGCATCCTCGGCATCGAGCGGATCACCGTCGTCGGGCACTCGCTCGGTGGCGGGGTGGCGATGCAGTTCGCGTACCAGTTCCCCGAGAAGGTCGAGCGGATCGCGCTGGTCTGCCCGGCGGGAATGGGCGCGGGCGTGCATCCGGCATTCCGGCTCGCGACCCTGGCGGGCGCGGGCCCGGCGCTGATGGCGATCACCAGCTGGCCGGTCCGTACCGCGGTGACGGCCGCGGTGCCGATCGTCACCGCACTGGGCGGCCTCGGTCTCGGCCCCGACGCCGAATACGTGCTGCGCCTCTACGGCCACCTCGCCGACTCCGGCGCCCGCAACGCCTTCCTGCGCACCATCCGCGCCGCCGCCGACCGTCGCGGCCAGACCATCACCATGCTCGACCGCGGCTATCTCGCCGCCCACTTACCCACGCTGGTCGTGGGCGGCACCCGCGACACCGTCATCCCGTCCGGTCACGCCGACCGCGCGCACCGGGCCTTCCCCGGCAGTCGCATCGAGATCTTCGTCGGCGCGGGCCATTTCCCCCACCACTTCGATCCGACCCGGTTCGTCGACCTGATCCGTTCCTTCATCGAGGAGACCGAGCCCGCGGTCTTCGACCCGCTCCGCTGGCAGCGCACGCTCCGTCGCGGCCGCCCGATCGTCGGGCTCCCGTCACCCACGCCGTCGAACGCACCCGTGCCGTCGGTCGAACCCGCGCCCACGGACGCACCCGCGCTCACAGCACCAGGATGATGCGATCGCGGTCCGACGGGTCGACCCGAATCGGAACTGTCTCTCCCACAACCATTCTCGACTTGTGTACCGGCATCACGTCCACCACGATGGTTCCGTGGTAGCTCTCGGCCCCCGGCACCGTGAGCTCCACATCGAACTCGGTCAGTTCACTGGCGTGATCGGTCCGGCTCAACGGGTGCACGCCATCGATGCGTGCCCACCCCTCCAGCCCGTGCTTGCGCAGCTTCCGATCCGCCCGCGTCGGCATCGAAGCCATCGCCATCGCGATCCCGCACGCCGAACCGAACAGCCCGACCATGATCATCACCTGATACGGCAGCGTCCCCGGTGGTGCGTGCGGGGCCAGCCACCCCAGCCACACCGCGAGCGCGATCAGATACCCCGCCACGACGCCGACCAGCGCCCGCGATACCCGCGCATGATCCATCACGCTCACCACCGAAGAACTGTGTTCCTCCAGGATAAACGGCGATTCCGGACTCGCGCGATTACGCTTCGGTCATGAGTTACCCGGACAACGGGCCCCAGGGCTATCCGCAGGGCTATCCCCAGAACTATTACGGCCCGCCGCCCGAACATCCGCAGGCCACCACGGTCCTCGTGCTCGGCGTGCTCGGCATGTCGCTGTGCGGAGTCTGCGCTCCGTTCGCCTGGCTCAAGGGCCGCGCCGTGCTCGCCGAGATCGACGGCTCCGGTGGGCAGATCGGTGGTCGCACGCAGGTGTACGCCGGGTACATCCTCGGCATCGTCGGCACGTGTCTGCTGGCCTTCGCGGTCCTGATCTTCGGTGTCGCCCTGGTGCTGATGATCGTCGGCGCGACGGCCGGTTCCTCGGCGTAGCGAGTCCCCGCCTAGCATTGCCGGGTGAACGAAGCAGAGGTCGCGGGCCCGACCGAGTGGGGCGAGCACCCGCACGGCCTCGGTCCGTGGGAGCAGGAATACGGCACCCCCGTCCCCACCGACCCGCGCTACGACCCTGTTCTGCTGGCCGAGGGTGACCGCCGCAACGTCGTCGACGCCTACCGCTACTGGACTCGCGAGGCGATCGTCGCCGATATCGACGCCCGCCGCTTCCCCTTTCACGTGGCCATCGAGAACTTCGGCCACGACGCCAACATCGGCACCGTGGTCCGTACCGCCAACGCCTTCGCCGCCGCCGCGGTGCACATCGTCGGCAGGCGGCGCTGGAACCGCCGCGGTGCCATGGTCACCGACCGCTACCAGCATCTCGTCCACCACAGCGACCTCGCCGAGCTGCGTGAGTTCGCCGCGCGCGAGAATCTGACGGTGGTCGCCGTCGACAACGTGCCGGGCGCGGTACCGCTCGAGACCGCGGACCTGCCGCGCGACTGCCTGCTGCTGTTCGGCCAGGAGGGCCCCGGCGTCAGCGATGACGCGAAAGACGCAGCGGCCCTGACTGTTTCGATCGCCCAGTTCGGATCGACCCGCAGTATCAACGCCGGTGTCGCCGCGGGCATCGCCATGCACGCCTGGATCCGTCAACACGCCGACCTGTCCGTGGCCTGGTAACGGAATGGGCACGGAATGTCGGTGCCACCTGGCACCATGGGGTCATGACCTCGCGCAGCGGCCGGCGCCCCCAGCCCTCTGATCGCGCCGGATCCGTGCCCACCCCGGCGCTGTGGTCCGAGCGTGCCGACATGGCCGAGTCCGCGATCGTCTCGCGGCATCTGCGAACGCTGTGGGGTTGTCCCGGAACGGAATTGGGCGTCGTCGGCTGGCCGGCGACCCGTCGCGAACGAGCTTTCGCGGGCTGGCACTACTGGTGGCAGGCCCACCTGCTCGACGTCGCGGTCGACGCCGCCAACCGGGTCCCCACCCCGGCCCGCCGCAGGCGCGTCGGCGCGATCGCCCGCGGCATCCGGCTACGCAACATCACCGGCTGGACCAACCGCTATTACGACGACATGGCCTGGCTGGCCATCGCCTTGGAGCGCGCCGAGCGCACGCAGGAACTCACCTCGGCCCGTAGCGGCCTGCTCGCCCTCGAACAGAAGCTCTACGGCGCCTGGGAACCCGAGGTCGGCGGCGGTGTCCCGTGGCGGATCAAATCGGATTTCTTCAACGCCCCGGCGAACGGCCCGGCGGGCATCGCGCTCTTACGCATGGGCCGGGTGGAGCGTGCGCGAGAGATGGCCGACTGGCTCGACGCCACCCTGCGCGACCCCGAGTCCGGCCTGATCCTCGATGGGATTCACCTACCGTCGGGCGAGATCGAACGCCCGGTGTTCAGCTACTGCCAGGGAGTCGTGCTCGGTCTGGAAGCCGAACTGTCCGTGCACACCGACGACGACGAACGTCACATCGCACGGGTCAGCAGCCTGCTGGCAGCGGTAGAAGAACACATGACCACCCGGCTGGTGATCAACGGTGGCG
It includes:
- a CDS encoding alpha/beta fold hydrolase translates to MSGEAQFIEVHGYRRAFRMAGTGPPLLLIHGITDSSGTWAPVFDALAEHYTVIAPDLLGHGDSDKPRGDYAVAAYANGMRDLLSILGIERITVVGHSLGGGVAMQFAYQFPEKVERIALVCPAGMGAGVHPAFRLATLAGAGPALMAITSWPVRTAVTAAVPIVTALGGLGLGPDAEYVLRLYGHLADSGARNAFLRTIRAAADRRGQTITMLDRGYLAAHLPTLVVGGTRDTVIPSGHADRAHRAFPGSRIEIFVGAGHFPHHFDPTRFVDLIRSFIEETEPAVFDPLRWQRTLRRGRPIVGLPSPTPSNAPVPSVEPAPTDAPALTAPG
- a CDS encoding lysoplasmalogenase; amino-acid sequence: MRGLRAAYLAAAAVTVFGAVTGRDRLQWVAKPLLMPLLAADTVTSGVELDPAERGILLGSLAAATVGDVLLLNPDDDRRLIAGASSFAVMQTGYSLLWWKRGARPRPEIALPRVVAWAGAAGLLRAKAPNLVLPLTAYGATLGTAATLASDPALAPDAKNIAGLNIPNADPRSRYGAGALLFTISDALIVVRRLFARDDRTRRVAEGVILATYAAAQYLLTEPLQHRDR
- a CDS encoding TrmH family RNA methyltransferase; translated protein: MNEAEVAGPTEWGEHPHGLGPWEQEYGTPVPTDPRYDPVLLAEGDRRNVVDAYRYWTREAIVADIDARRFPFHVAIENFGHDANIGTVVRTANAFAAAAVHIVGRRRWNRRGAMVTDRYQHLVHHSDLAELREFAARENLTVVAVDNVPGAVPLETADLPRDCLLLFGQEGPGVSDDAKDAAALTVSIAQFGSTRSINAGVAAGIAMHAWIRQHADLSVAW
- a CDS encoding glycoside hydrolase family 76 protein, whose translation is MAESAIVSRHLRTLWGCPGTELGVVGWPATRRERAFAGWHYWWQAHLLDVAVDAANRVPTPARRRRVGAIARGIRLRNITGWTNRYYDDMAWLAIALERAERTQELTSARSGLLALEQKLYGAWEPEVGGGVPWRIKSDFFNAPANGPAGIALLRMGRVERAREMADWLDATLRDPESGLILDGIHLPSGEIERPVFSYCQGVVLGLEAELSVHTDDDERHIARVSSLLAAVEEHMTTRLVINGGGGGDGGLFNGVLARYLAVVALMLPGEGKQAETDRRTAAAIVKASATAAWANRLEFEGEPLFGFDWSKPARLPGGTAGAGRFTAGGSVTASAVPERDLSVQLSGWMLMEAAYQVTAAGL